CGCGCCGCCACGCGCTGCATGCGGCCAAGGTGCTGCTGAAGTACAAGCTGCTCGAGCTGCAACGGGTAGCGCGCGTCGATTTCGAGCGCTGGGCCCGCCAGACGCCGTACTTCGAGATCGTGCGCCATCGCTACTTCGAAGACGCCGACGCCGCGGCATGGTTCGAGCAGCTGACGCAGGAACTGGTCCGCGCCGGCGCCGCGCGGCTGGAAGGCGGGTTCGTGTTGAACGCATAGGGCCTTTGCACGCCGGAGCGGGCGCCCGTTTTGGTATGAGACCCTGTAGTCGTTCGCGCCGCGCGCCCGCGCGTTGCGCCGCTTCAGGCCCAGTGCCAGAATGACCACACCCCCTTCATTCCAGTACTCCACCGTGACTACCGAAACCACCCTGCAGGCGCTGCAACGCGACAGCGACGAACTGATCGCGATCCGGCGCGACATCCACCAGAACCCGGAACTCTCGTTCAAGGAGCAGCGCACCAGCGACCTGGTTGCCGAGCGGCTGCAGGGCTGGGGCTACGAGGTGTCGCGCGGGCTCGGCGGCACCGGACTGGTCGGGCAGCTCAGGCGCGGCGACGGCAAGCGCCGGCTCGGCCTGCGCGCCGACATGGACGCGCTGCCGATCAAGGAAGAGACGGGGTTGAAATACGCGAGCCGCAACACTGGAGTGATGCACGCCTGCGGGCACGACGGTCACACTGCGATGCTGCTTGGCGCCGCGAAGGCGCTGGCAGACCGCGGCCGCTTCTCGGGCACGCTGAACCTGATCTTCCAGCCGGCCGAGGAGTACGGAAAGCTCGACAGCGGCGCGACGCGGATGATGGACGACGGCCTGTTCGAGCGCTTTCCGTGCGACGCGATCTTCGGCATGCACAACATGCCGGGGTTTCCGCAGGGCGAGCTGGTGTTCCGTGACGGGCCGATGATGGCATCATCGGACAAGGTCTACATCACGCTGACCGGCCACGGCGGGCACGGTGCGGCGCCGCACCGCGCGGCGGATCCGGTGGTGGCCGCGGCGAGCCTGGTGATGGCGCTGCAGACCGTGGTGTCGCGCAACGTCGATCCGCTGGAAACCGCGGTGGTCACCGTCGGTGTGCTGCACGCGGGGACT
This genomic interval from Burkholderiaceae bacterium contains the following:
- a CDS encoding Amidohydrolase family protein, which gives rise to MTTPPSFQYSTVTTETTLQALQRDSDELIAIRRDIHQNPELSFKEQRTSDLVAERLQGWGYEVSRGLGGTGLVGQLRRGDGKRRLGLRADMDALPIKEETGLKYASRNTGVMHACGHDGHTAMLLGAAKALADRGRFSGTLNLIFQPAEEYGKLDSGATRMMDDGLFERFPCDAIFGMHNMPGFPQGELVFRDGPMMASSDKVYITLTGHGGHGAAPHRAADPVVAAASLVMALQTVVSRNVDPLETAVVTVGVLHAGTANNVIPQNARLELSVRALQPAVRELMRQRITELAHDHAKSFGVTAEVDYQQGYAILINTTEETEFARRVGVDLVGADKVMLQGPPLTGSEDFAFMLERRPGCYLLIGNGDGDSPGACMVHNPGFNFNDDNLVIGAAYWTSLAERFLQNAPRSA